A region of the Meles meles chromosome 18, mMelMel3.1 paternal haplotype, whole genome shotgun sequence genome:
CAGAAAGTGGTCAGAAATTTGCCTAATTTAAGAGACAGGTTAACCGACCTGTTATGAAATGACGATGTAGCAGAAAGTTCTGGATGTCCAGAAGCATTACACCACGGGTGTACTTTCTCCTCACACGACTTGAGTCAAGAGTCTCTCTGAATGTCCCcatgtgtaaaatgaaaattaaaatagctgCCCCacgggggtgcccgggtggctgggtcagttaagcgtctgccttccactcaggtcatggtcccagggtcctgggatcaagccccgcatctagcctcacatcgggctcccagctcagcggggagcctgcttctccctctgcctctgcctgtcgctcccccgtttctgcttgctttctccttctctctttctctctgggtcaaatacatttttttttttaaatcttaaaaataaataaatcaatatagaataaaatagctgtcctggggcgcctggctgattcagtcagtagaacatgggGCTCTCGATCTTGTGGTCTCGaggtcgagccccacgttgggtgtagagcctacttaaaaaaaataaataaaatagtataaaataccataaaataaaatCGCTGTCCTGCCCACTGCACACTGCCCGGTGGGGGATGGGGACAACTCAGTTTAAGGCTTAAACTGGTAACACGCTCTTGGAGCCCGTGGAAGGTTTAGTCCCTCGGTTTGTaatcacacactcacacatactcCATTTCCCCAACTCCTCTCATCACTTTGTCCCCAAAGTGGCTTCTTGTCCCCTTTCATTTGTTCCTGTGCTCCCCAGCCTGCCGGATGGGAAGATGACAACCAGAGCCTCACTAGGGCGGAGGAGATGCCCCTGATGGATGAACCATGGAAGGCCCAAGACAAGGACGGGGGGACCCCACTCCACTGCATCATGTCAGAAAGGAGCCATGTTCCCCTCGATTCTCCTAAAGTCATCCCCTCAGGATGGAAGGGGGAAATGTCAGCGCTTCCCAAACTGGCCCACACATAAAAGCTAGCGGCCGGGGTTCCTGAGTGGCTggctgggttaagcctctgccttcggctcaggtcatgatccaagggtcctcagatccagccccacacatctggctctctctgctcagcaggaagcctccttccgtgtccccccccccccccccccccgctttctTGCAAtgtctctcttaaaaaataaacaaacaaacaaaataataaaagctagCAGCCATGGGTTCCACTTGACAGAGATTGTGATTAGGGTGCTGAGGGTGGGAGGAGGCCCCGTCACAGAAGGTGATCCATGCCGCCCCCACTGGGCTCTGGCTCCTGTCTAAGCCCTCTGCGCCTGCCTCCAGAGGTGCCCCAGCAGGGAGGGCCCAGACAGCCCTGGCAGCTGGGAGAAACCCGAGTGTGCCTAGGTTATCTGATGGGGCACTTGCCCCAGCCCGTGATCACTTCTTGGATATCAAGCCTATGGGAAGGCTCGTGAAGAAAGGTGTCggtcctcccctccctcccagaggAGCACAGCTCACCCTTCCAGCTGCCCCAGGGCCAGAAGGGGAggtaaaaacacacaaaaaaaaacaaaaaaaaaaagtaggcaccCTTTCTAGCTCCCTGCCCTTCAAAACCAAACTCCCAGCAGGCTTAGCCTGCCCGCGCATCTTTACCGATAACCTTGGGCTTTATCTCTCGACCCATCTTTCAACACCAGCAGTGAGTTCCTCGAGGGCTGGGCGGGTCTTATTCCTCTCGGCATGCCCTGCCCCTAGCAGAGCACACCGCTAGTGCTTGCTGAATATTTCATGAATAGAGGAGAGCTAGTAACACTAACCACCTTACTGCAGGGTCAGAGAAGGACTGATAGTCACACCGGCTAGGTGCCCAGGAAATGCACGTGCTCCCACATCTGAGGGGATGCAGGGAACCCCATCCTTAGTCACCCAGCCAGAGGCTGAGCTGAGCATGCCTGGATGAGCGCCCGTACTAAATTATGTTTGAAGTCACAGGGCTCTTTGATATGCTAAGGTTAGAAAGTTACAGAGCCTCTTCACAAGAAAAtgcccccttcctttctctctctccctcacccctgtctgtctctctcacatacacatacaccctGCATACAATTTCTAGGTTAAGAGTTTCAGCCCTttgggtacctgagtggctcagtgtgttaaagcctctgccttcagctcaggtcatgatctcagggtcctgggatcgagggcATCAGGAGGGAGCATCAGGAGGgagccctcttccccctccttctcggcatgcctcactgcctacttgtgatctctgtcaaataaataaataaaatcttaaaaaaaaaaaaaaaaaagagtttcagcccttaaaaaaaaaaaaaaaagaaatagggaaagctctttttttatggatgaatggCAGTTACAAATGTGGACAGGATGTTAGAGTCAGGAACGCACGTTCTGCACCTCCCAGTGTAATCACTGATTTCGGCAAGGATCAGTAGGGAATGCTGACATCATTGCCGCAGTGACTGTTAGGGAACAGGGCATTCATTTGGTCTCAAGGTATCACCCTACTGATAATCTACTCATTTCCAAGGAAAAAATGTACTTGGATGACGGGCAGGTTGGCCATCCACCCCCTTCGTCACGTGATTAAAATCAGCATTATTGAGAGTAAGCTGACCTGCCATATTATGTACCTTGAGCTACACAGCATCTGTGTGTACCTCCTGCCAGACTGTTTAACCTAAACCCAATCATTAGCAAACAGATAACACCCAGAATGTGGGACATTCTGTAAAGACAAATGGCCTTGACTTGGAAAAATCTActgtcataaaaataaacaaaaaggaaggaggctttttcaaaagaaaccaaacagatgtGATGGCCATATATAAAGCATAAAATGTCCCTGGAGCCTGtggccttccccccacccctccccccaccccctgccctggccAAGGAACTTGATGGTGTTTTGGAGACATTTGGGGGAAATAACAAAAAGGACCACACGTCACTGCATGAATGGACACTTTCTCAGGTTGACAGCAGGGCCGTGGTCATGAAGgagaatgttctttttcttaagagaTACAAGCTGAAATGTTTGATGTCTATACCTTTCTTTCAAAGGGtgcagcaaagaaaaagaaagagcgagagagccGGCTGTTCAGAGGTAAAGTAAATGTGGCCAGAACTTAGCAGTCAGTAACTCTACAGGCTTAGCATAACGTCGGGAAAcatggctcttttctttttttacaggtTGGAGATGTCCTTGGTGACATTCCGAATGCTTGCTCTTTCCAGATTGTACAGACACCCCGCAGTGAAGGCTATGCGCTTTACATTGAACTGTGCTTTTAACTTTTCTGTAGGCTTGGAATCTTTCAAAACGGAATGTACAGTGGGGGAAGGAGTCTCAGCCCTGGACGAAGGCTCGGCCCCCCAAAGCAGGATTCTACCCTCCAGGGAGGAAGGCTGGACAAAGACCAAGGTCAAGGCGGGCTCGCTGAGTTTGTTAGGCTGTTTAAATAAAACCAGGCAAATGTTTCTGTAGATAAAAGACCAGGGGAAAATTACCAGGCTCTGGGTGTTCctgaattctttcttctttcctcccctttcctgCTTAGCTCCCTCCCACCTTCACTCTCTGAAGGGAAGGGGTGTAGAGGGGAGGGCAGCAGCGGGTCGCAGGAGGGTCCTGAGGTTCTGGCACCCCAGACATAACATGCCTGCCCAAAGAGAAAGGGTAAGGCCTGCTCTGATCTTTCCTACTGTCCTCAGAGTCTGGTAGGCTGCTGTACTGGATGTAGGCATGGATCCCCCAGCACACACCAGGGGGACCTCTATGCCCTGACCTATGTTGTAGGGACTAGAAGCCTGAGAACTAGAGTTCTCAGAATCTCTTGCCAGCCATGATTTGCTTTAGAGCCCACTAACGAGAGGCACTTGCAGAATCCATTACTCCTTctctggtggtggtgggtggacCTGATACCAGTTCCCAAACCAGAAATGTCCTCCCACGCACCTTGCTGCAGCCATGCCCCTGGGGATGCCAAGTTTGGGCACTGAGATGGCACCTGCCAGTGAAGAGCGTCAGTCCCCCAAAGCCCACCTGGCATGGTCCTGTGACACAGGAATGTCCTCCTTGCACAGGAGAGGGGGTCCTCTGTGCCCAGGCTTCTTGGAGTTGAGGCAGGAGGGTCAGCAGCAGACAGTCTAGCACAGCCAGACCCTCCCAGGAACACCGAAGACCCCTGGAAAACCAAGAGGCCTGGGTGTGACCGCTTCGTCTTACCAATTTCAATCCTCGCCCTCCAGCAGTATGAAGCCCCCAGCTCCACCACACCCCCCATCAGtccttctccctcctgggccTGTGGATCTGTAGTCAGGGCTCCCTGGGCCTCCtggttccccctcccccacgaCACACCTGTGATCCAGCAGCAACAGGCCCTGCACCAGCAGCGCCTTCACCTCCTGGCTTGCTCCAAACATGTCCCAGAGGCTCAGCTCGGGCTCAAACTGCTGCCAGTGCTGGGAaaccagaagggggaggggtgcagagacCATGGCGGGTAGCTGGCCAGCCTACTCTGGTCCCCTGTCTGGGTGTCTGCACAGGGATTTCTGCAATGACTCATGCCATctagagtgggggggggggaggggctgaagcCCTAGTCCAGGGTCCTCACCATGGCCCCACCCTGCCCAGGGTTTCTGCCCATCAGGCCCTGGCTGGGCCAAGGTCAACCTCCAGCTGCCTGGCCCAGAGCACTAGGTTTGCATCTGCGGTGCCTGTGGGGgtgcagagaagggagagagattctGCAAGACCTAGGAGAAGGAAGTGGTATGCCACAGCCCCCACCACCGCCTTACCTGGTGAGTGATCCCCACGTCCGTACGTAGCCCCATGGCCAAAACTTCCTCTAACCTGGGAGAACAACCATCAGGGTGTCTTGTAGAGGAGACATGGGCCTCCCCCGTACTTAAACACACATATAAGGACatgcaggaagggaagggagaggggaagggcaaGGCAGGATGGCTCTGGGGTGCAGGCCCCCCTCAGATGCTCACAGCTCCAGCTGGCCCAGGGGGACGCGCCTTCGGGTGCCATGTCCAAACCGTATCACCTCTTTCATCCAGTTGTCTGGCTCCAGGGTCTGGATCCGAGCCTCCCGGGTGTGGCTCCCTGCCCCCTGGGGCGCAAATCGCCCGTGGGCCCCTGGCAACATCAAGCAACCCCACTTCAGTAGCCACAAGATGCTGGGTGCTTGCCAGCTCAGAGTtgaatcagtggttctcaagatGTGGTCCCTGGACAGGTATCACCTAATATGCTAGACATGTAAATTACTCCAACCAAGCCCGTCCAATCAGAAACTGTGGCCGTGGGGCCCAGCGATCAGCGTTTTAACAGGCCCTCCCGCTAATTCTGAAAAACGTGCTAACAACTGAGAACCACACTGTCAGGTGCTAAGTCCAGCATCTCAAAATATGTATTCAATGGCTCTGCAAAATTTGTATTTGTTGCTACACTTtatacagaaggaaagagaggctcGGAGAGGTTAATAAGtggcccaagaccacacagccgTGACATTCTGCTCCTGAGTCATCCCTTCTCCAGTTCACGGTTCAGGTTcacggggggtggggtggggtgggggggggtgggggggtggggtggggacggACTCACCGGGCCCAATGCCAAGGTACTGACCACACTGCCAGTAGGTCCAATTGTGAGTACTGAGCGCCCCCTGCCGGGAGGGAGGGAATAGTCCATTCAGAGTGAAGAAGGTGGGCCCCTTTCTGCTAAGGTAAGGGCCACCTGGATAGAAGGTCCTAGCTCAGGCCTGGAGAGCAGCCAGCAGAAACCACCCTCCACAGAGGGCCACAGTTCTCCAGTCCCGGCTTAGCCTGCCTGTTCCCCAGCTTCAGCCGTCAACCCCAGCACTTACATTCCGGGCGAAGTTGGAGACCTCATACTGGCGGAAGCCGGCCTCCCGGAGCATGGCCCGTCCCTCCTGGTACATTGCAGCAGCGAGCTCGGGGTCAGGGGCAGGAAGGGTGCCCCGCTGCACGTGGGTGAAGAGTGCGGTGCCCCGCTCCAGGCTCAGCTGGTAGAGGGAGATGTGGTCGTCACAGCAGCCCAGCAGCGTCTGCAGCTGCCCAAGCCACGGTCCCACCTGCTGGGCAGGCAGTCCCAACATCAGGTCCACAGACACGCGGCCGGGGAAGAGGCGCCGCGCCTCTGCCAGTGTCTGCAGAGCATCACGGGCCGAGTGCGTCCGCCCCAGCAGCTGGAGCTCGGTGTCATCCAGGGACTGAGGAAAGAGGGTCGGGTATAAGCACAGAGGCCAGCTCAGAGACAGACAGGAACATGTGACCGACCTTACTGAGGACAGATACATAGGATGCAACAGGGAGCCAGAAGGCCATGGTCAAGCCATGACCAGGGGTTACGGTTCACTGTGCGCAAAGAGTTTTTAAACAACATGTAATGTATCCTGATAATCCTCCGACATTAGCTCTActttatagaatataaaaaaaaccCCTAAGGTTTAGACGtgttaggggcgcttgggtggctcggccagttaagcgtctgcctcgggctcaggtcctgatcccaaggtcctgggatccaccccctcctccgctcatgctctcttgtgtgctcgctctctctttctctctcaaataaataaataaagtcttaaaaaaaaaaaaaaagaaatgccaagtaacttgtccaaggtcacacaaagaCCTCGAATTTAGGACTGACTCCAAAGCCAAGagtgtttttaagtttttcctttttgaaaaatactttaaacctccagaaaaactgaaagacCAATACCATAAACACCTTCATTTAGATTCACCGAGTAACATTTCGCCACATTACTTTGTCTCTAAATATACACGGATGTGATTACAATATTGAATCATTTGGCAGTAAGTGATAGGCTAGCACTGACCAAAAGAATTTTCTGGAATGACAGAGATGTCCTCTGTCTGCACTGTCCAATACAGCAGAcactaaccacatgtggctatttaattTTAAGTTAGCTAAATTTTAATAATCATATTCCAAGTGCTTGCTGACATGTGGTCAGTGGCTACTGTACAGCTCACTGCAGATATAGAACATTGTAGTAGAATATGCTAGCCACTGACCACACGCTAGTGAGCACTTGCAATGTGGTGGCTTTCATGTAATTAACTTAAACACCGTACCCCTGTACCCCTAAATACTTAAGTGCGCATTTCCTAAGAACAAGGACACTCTCTTACATAACCACAGTCCGATTATAGAGTTCAGGAAACGTAACACTGACACGACACCATTATCTAATACAGAGTCATATTCAAAGCTGTCCCAATAATGCCCACTGTAGTAACTTCCCTTTGCCACCCGACCAGGATCCAACTGGGTCACACACTGCAGTTAGCTCTCATTGTTCCTTTTATCTCTTTGCATCTAGATATTCACCCTTTGTCTTTCATGACATGACATTTTTGAAGAACACAGGCCAGTTTTTAAAACGTCTCTTAGTAAGTTCTAGAGACTTACTGTACAACATTGTGCTTAAAGTTATTAATACCATACAGTACACTAAAAAATTTGTTTAGAGGGTAGATTGATCTCAAGTTATctgttcttaccacaaaaaaagtctttttaagaaaaaagtttatttacttaagtaatctctactgtggggcctgaactcacgaccctgagaccaagagtcacatactccactgactgagccagtaaGGCGCTCCCAAAAAAGTCTTTTCACTTAGATTTTCCTGATGGTTCCTCACAATTAGATCTAAGATATGCATTTGGGGGCCAGAATAGCTTAGAAATGATGTATCCTTTTCAGTATATCCCATCAGGACAAAGCCCTGACCCCAAAGTCTATGGTAAGTGGTAGATGTATCAGAAGAgtagacaaggggcacctgggtggctcagtgggttaaagcctctgccttcagctcaggtcatgatctcagggtcctgggatcgagccccgcatcaggctctctgctccgcagggagcctgcttcctcctctctctctgtctgcctctctgcctagttgtgactgctgtctgtcaaataaaaagaagagtaGACAATACTGGATATGCGAGTCAACCTGAAAAGAATGTTTATCCCCTACTTAAAAACCTTCAACAAGTCCCTTATCACCACTAGGCAAAAACCCAAACTCCCTAATATGATGCTCAAAGCTTCTGGGCCCTACCCTGCAGCCTTGCCTTCAGCCTCTCCAGTGACAGAATGACTCCTAGCTCCCCAGAACGTGCAAGACTTCCATATCCTGTGTCTTTTCCTCCCATATCCTCTCGTGGAAGTCTTCCTCCTCATTCAAAGAtcatctcctccaggaaggtGTCCAGGATTTCACCagactgagatgcccttcagggCTGTACTCTGAAAGTCTTTTGTCGAGACTCCCTTTATCGGCAGGCTTTACCATGCTGCAATGATCTGATGACTGGCCTGCCTTCTCCTGTGTCTCCAATCATGCAACAAAAAATTTTGAGtgtctgctatgtgccaggcactatggtGGGTACTTGGAATACTGtgatttaaggggaaaaaacaaacaaacaaacaaaaaaggcatGCATGATCCCAGCCTCATAGAGCCTGTGGTCTAGCACTGTAGCAATTAAGCAGTGACAAGTGTCACCATACACTTTCCTGTGCCTCCTGGGCCCTAGCACCTAGAGGAGCTCAATTAATGTTTGCCCAGTTAATGAATGTGACCAGAGAGACAGCACTGCAGGTATGGGCGTCCTGGGATGCAGCGGGTGAGATGGATTACCTGAAGCCCGATGGACAACCTGTTGACCCCTGCGGCCCCAAAAGCAGCCAGCCTGGAGCCTGGGGCGGAAGTGGGGTTGGCCTCCAGTGTGACTTCGGAATCTGCAGGCAGGTGAGCTGCCTGGTCCACCGCCTCCAGGACAGCGGCCACGGTGCTGGGACTGGCCAGACTGGGGGTTCCCCCACCAAAGAACACAGATTCCACCCTGGGGAAAGATGAGGGAGAAGATGAGAGCTGGGGGAGTCCTCCGGGACGCCAGCACCGGTCCTAGCTACTCCCTTCAAACAACTTTCAAGACCCTGCCTACAGCCCCAGTACCGACCTCCGCACCCCGCTGAGTCGCAGCAGCGTCTGAGCCTCGGTCACCAGGCAGCTCCGCACGGCTGCCTCCTCCACGCCTCGGGGGATGTATTTGTTGAAATTGCAGTAACTGCAGCGCTTCTCACAGTACGGCCACTAGGGGGCAGAAATGGATGAGCCGGGCGAGGGGTGACCCCGGGGGCCCTGGCTCCTTGTAGGGTTCCGTCGCACACATCCCCATCCCAAAGTCATCAACAGCGGCTGCACCATCTAAGCCACCTAACTCCCCACGGCAGGTGGGACAGGGAATATTATGCCCACTTCattaggagaaaactgaggctcagaggggaaaTCACTCGGTCAAGGTCACGGAACTGGTGAGCACCAAAGACTTCAGGTCTCTGATCCAGGGCATTTTCTTGCCAGGGTACCGTGTCCCGTCCCAGACCTCGTCTGGGGGCCGGGACAGATAGAGGTGGCTTCCCTACACCGCCAGCCGCCACGTGGGCTCCggcccgccgccccccccccccactcacgTGCACGTAAAGCGCCGCGCGCGAGACCGGGGGCCCACGACTCGGGGATCCTCTAGCGCACTCCGCGTAGTGGCGCCTCTGGGCCATTTTGGCCGCGGCGGTGTAGCCGCGTGCCCGGGCCCCGGGAAGCGCCATGGCGCCCGCTGTGGCGGGGAAAGGCCGCTGCGCCGGGACATCCAGCCGACACGCACCCGGGGCGCACGATAGTGCGCCGAGCCCGGCCCGCTAGGCCTCCCGGGAGGAAGGAAGAGCGGCTGGGTGACCGGGGGCTGCGTCCCGAGACGTCCCAGCAGGGCCGGGGGCCTCGCTGCTTCGGCGCCACCTGCCGGGCACCGACGCGCTCTCCGCAGCCGCGTGTGGGTCCTTTTCCAGGGCCGGGACGGGGCTGAGCCGCCGTCTTTTTTTCACCCTGTCTGAGGGCGAGTTCCTCGACCCACCCAGGAATTCTGAGTCCGTCCAATCAGTTCCTTCATGTTTTATGTGCCTGGCTCAGGGCTGGGCACTGGGAACATCTAGATGCACAAAACCGGGTCGCAGTACAGATGCTTAAGACAGGACGGAGCCggggcgggcacctgggtggctcagtgagttaaagcctctgcctttggctcaggtcatgatcccggagtcctaggatcgagccccacatcgggctctctgctcagcagggagcctgcttccctctctctgcctctctgtctacttgtgatctctgtctgtcaaataaataaaaatcttaaaaaaaaaaaaaatctctctctccctctgcctctgcccctccctcctcctctctaaaataaataaaataaattaaaaaaaaaaaaagacaggatggAGCCAAACCAGTAAGAGACAAGGGACGACAGATGCTAATTCGGTACCTGCTGGATACCAGGGCAGTGTGCTCTGTGTTATGCTGAGGATCTGATGCGAGGGCCGTGGAGtcagtgggggaaggagaggggttGGATGTTGAAGGTGCAGAAATTCCCAGGGGCAGCTGGCTTGGCCAGGAGAGTAAGCTTTTTTCTCCTGGATCAGCCCCACCTGGGCACGGGCTGGGAGAGTCGAAGGTGGTGTATGTAGGAAAGAGGCGGTGCAGGTGAAAGGCTGGAGAAGCAAGTACCTGAAGAACTTTGATGAAGTGGAAAGATcatgggctttggagccagacagcTGAGTTCGAATTCCAGCTGTGCAGCCTTGGGTAAGAATCTGAACCTCTCTGAGTTTCTAGCTTCACTATTTGTGATATAGGGCTAGTGCCTACTTGGTAGGGTTGTCGGGAAAATTTCAAGAGAAGATGCATATGAaaacacctagcacagtgccaggcactgggagGATCCTGAACTTCCACTGATTTTCTGAAAAGTaaataggaggggcgcctgggtggctcagtcattaagcgcctgccttcagctcaggtcatgatcccaggatccagccctgcatctggctccctgcccagcgggaagcctgcttctccctctcccactccccctgcttgtgttccctcctttgctctctgtcaaataaataaataaaatctttaaaaaaaaaaaaagtaaagaggagGCTGCTGCTGGAGGGGGCAGACACACTGGGAGGTGAGTGCAGAAAGCAGCAGGAAAGTTTTGGCCTCTGTGAGCTGGAAACTGATGCTCCTTTTGGAACCcagctgttttgtttcttgggtCAGGCTCCAGCATGCTCGATCTGACCTCGCATCAAG
Encoded here:
- the RSAD1 gene encoding radical S-adenosyl methionine domain-containing protein 1, mitochondrial isoform X1, with the protein product MALPGARARGYTAAAKMAQRRHYAECARGSPSRGPPVSRAALYVHWPYCEKRCSYCNFNKYIPRGVEEAAVRSCLVTEAQTLLRLSGVRRVESVFFGGGTPSLASPSTVAAVLEAVDQAAHLPADSEVTLEANPTSAPGSRLAAFGAAGVNRLSIGLQSLDDTELQLLGRTHSARDALQTLAEARRLFPGRVSVDLMLGLPAQQVGPWLGQLQTLLGCCDDHISLYQLSLERGTALFTHVQRGTLPAPDPELAAAMYQEGRAMLREAGFRQYEVSNFARNGALSTHNWTYWQCGQYLGIGPGAHGRFAPQGAGSHTREARIQTLEPDNWMKEVIRFGHGTRRRVPLGQLELLEEVLAMGLRTDVGITHQHWQQFEPELSLWDMFGASQEVKALLVQGLLLLDHRGLRCSWEGLAVLDCLLLTLLPQLQEAWAQRTPSPVQGGHSCVTGPCQA
- the RSAD1 gene encoding radical S-adenosyl methionine domain-containing protein 1, mitochondrial isoform X2, giving the protein MALPGARARGYTAAAKMAQRRHYAECARGSPSRGPPVSRAALYVHWPYCEKRCSYCNFNKYIPRGVEEAAVRSCLVTEAQTLLRLSGVRRVESVFFGGGTPSLASPSTVAAVLEAVDQAAHLPADSEVTLEANPTSAPGSRLAAFGAAGVNRLSIGLQSLDDTELQLLGRTHSARDALQTLAEARRLFPGRVSVDLMLGLPAQQVGPWLGQLQTLLGCCDDHISLYQLSLERGTALFTHVQRGTLPAPDPELAAAMYQEGRAMLREAGFRQYEVSNFARNGALSTHNWTYWQCGQYLGIGPGAHGRFAPQGAGSHTREARIQTLEPDNWMKEVIRFGHGTRRRVPLGQLELLEEVLAMGLRTDVGITHQMA